A DNA window from Luteolibacter luteus contains the following coding sequences:
- a CDS encoding OsmC family protein, producing MKTNSKHINGIDTEALGNAAQAIANDASQGQTKWLVSSHWKGGTRSDAKVSEYHLAGQRIARNFTISIDEPLELCGANQYANPQEYLLAALNACMIVGYTALCSLQGITIDELVIETEGDIDLRGFLGLDPTVKPGYDGLRYTVHLKGSGTTEQFEEIHRKVMATSPNYFNIANAIPLQSQLVIGSLAEKHAA from the coding sequence ATGAAGACGAACAGCAAGCACATCAACGGCATCGATACCGAAGCCCTCGGCAATGCGGCCCAAGCGATCGCGAACGATGCATCCCAAGGCCAGACCAAATGGCTCGTTTCCTCACACTGGAAAGGCGGCACCCGTTCGGATGCGAAGGTGAGTGAATACCACCTCGCCGGACAACGCATCGCGAGGAACTTCACCATCTCCATCGACGAACCGCTCGAACTCTGCGGAGCCAACCAATACGCGAATCCGCAGGAGTATCTGCTCGCAGCACTGAATGCCTGCATGATCGTGGGCTATACCGCCCTATGCTCGCTGCAAGGGATCACGATCGACGAACTGGTGATCGAAACCGAAGGCGACATCGACCTTCGCGGCTTCCTCGGACTCGATCCCACGGTGAAGCCCGGCTACGATGGTCTGCGCTATACGGTCCATCTCAAGGGCAGTGGAACTACGGAGCAGTTTGAGGAGATCCATCGCAAGGTCATGGCCACCTCTCCGAACTACTTCAACATCGCCAACGCCATCCCCCTCCAATCGCAGCTTGTGATCGGCTCCCTCGCCGAAAAGCACGCTGCTTGA